One genomic window of Punica granatum isolate Tunisia-2019 chromosome 1, ASM765513v2, whole genome shotgun sequence includes the following:
- the LOC116192950 gene encoding kinesin-like protein KIN-14F, with amino-acid sequence MPQEGNSNCPSFTSPAKNFRGFKALASSDYSEETINDNELALRKAEEAASRRYQAAEWLRQMDQGALGTLPKEPSEEDFCLALRNGLVLCNVLNKVNPGAIHKVVESPILDVQSTEGPAHSAIQYFENMRNFLVAVKDMKLLTFEASDLEKGGSSNKVVDCILCLKGYYEWKQAGGIGVWRYGGTVRITSFPKSSSSSLVGSESADESIDESESSQYDQLLDFIHFSNEVSTEESKIANVLTFLFDHFGLGLLQAYLRESDGLDDLPLNAMVIDALLSKVVKDFSGLLVSQGTQLAMFMKKILKGERGMLSKSQFMEAISQYLRQRTSMASSDFSEFCTCGGKREVVRPSLISRCEHADLLHFQSKQLEELRFYYQETKLEVRDIHSNWEEDLRRLNHHVKSLEVASSSYHKVLEENRMLYNQVQDLKGTIRVYCRVRPFLPGQSNRQSVVDYIGETGNIMIVNPFKQGKDARKVFTFNKVFGANATQEQIYVDTQPLVRSILDGYNVCIFAYGQTGSGKTYTMSGPDLTSEDTWGVNYRALRDLFHLSKVRLDVIKYDVAVQMIEIYNEQVRDLLVSDGSSRRLDIRNSPQLNGLNVPDASLVPVTCTQDVLEWMKIGQSNRAVGATALNERSSRSHSVLTVHVQGKELVSGSILRGCLHLVDLAGSERVDKSEAVGERLKEAQHINRSLSALGDVISALAQKSSHIPYRNSKLTQVLQESLGGQAKTLMFVHINPEVNALGETISTLKFAERVASIELGAARSNKETGEIRELKDEISNLKLALERKEAELEQAKAGTARSAMEQQKARAVSPFRLPKYSSNGSLKPENGQRPIDDAKSSELQVRSCSSGKQRKSRLPAASDKDGAQKPRSPSPPVRRSISTDRGSTIKTRVKAETVENPPIARVPFPARVPVSRSVTSTLPSITPAPADNSLSKVHLTPQELPKQDDMFDWFLSLQNSKKIHQEREDEQLRQALNIRQGGIRKSKPESKASINAKHQLPSRTQALDAATKAFSYTDTCGKIDEDHVADFLGRKQQRHFPRSSQNVESREPMLEMEGLLTKKLENKPQNGPIRNAREGATPSMPEFRRSRSTPRGKFPGVS; translated from the exons ATGCCGCAAGAAGGCAACTCCAACTGCCCGAGCTTCACCTCGCCTGCCAAGAACTTCAGGGGATTCAAGGCTCTGGCCTCTAGCGACTACTCGGAGGAGACCATCAATGACAATGAACTCGCCCTGCGAAAAGCCGAAGAAGCAG CTTCAAGGAGGTATCAAGCCGCAGAATGGCTGCGGCAAATGGACCAGGGCGCCTTAGGGACACTGCCCAAAGAGCCCTCTGAGGAGGACTTTTGCCTTGCCCTCCGGAACGGCCTCGTCCTTTGCAATGTCCTCAACAAAGTCAATCCCGGCGCCATCCACAAG GTGGTGGAAAGTCCGATTTTGGATGTACAATCAACTGAGGGGCCAGCACATTCCGCGATTCAGTACTTTGAGAACATGAGGAACTTCCTTGTTGCTGTGAAGGATATGAAGCTGTTGACCTTTGAAGCATCTGATCTGGAGAAG GGTGGCTCATCAAACAAAGTTGTGGATTGCATTCTCTGCTTAAAAGGATACTATGAGTGGAAGCAGGCGGGTGGGATAGGGGTTTGGAGGTACGGGGGCACTGTGAGGATCACTTCCTTCCCAAAGAGCTCATCGTCTTCCCTGGTTGGCAGCGAAAGTGCCGATGAGTCAATAGATGAATCGGAATCATCGCAGTATGATCAGCTGCTTGACTTCATCCATTTCTCAAATGAAGTCTCAACCGAAGAGTCCAAAATTGCCAATGTTCTGACTTTCCTTTTCGATCATTTCGGGCTCGGGCTTCTGCAGGCTTACCTCAGGGAGAGCGACGGGCTCGACGATTTACCTCTGAATGCAATG GTCATTGATGCTTTACTCAGTAAGGTTGTGAAAGATTTCTCAGGGTTGCTTGTCTCGCAAGGCACTCAG CTTGCCATGTTCATGAAGAAGATTCTGAAAGGCGAGCGGGGAATGCTGTCAAAATCTCAATTTATGGAGGCAATCTCACAGTATCTCCGGCAAAGGACGAGCATGGCATCTAGCGACTTCTCGGAATTTTGTACTTGTGGTGGAAAACGTGAGGTTGTACGGCCTAGTCTTATTAGCCGATGCGAACACGCTGACCTGCTTCATTTTCAGAGTAAACAGCTTGAG GAGCTCAGGTTCTATTATCAAGAGACGAAGCTCGAGGTCAGAGATATTCATTCAAATTGGGAAGAAGATCTCAGACGACTCA ATCATCACGTGAAGAGCCTTGAAGTTGCATCATCTTCTTACCACAAGGTCTTGGAGGAAAACCGAATGTTGTATAATCAGGTCCAGGACCTTAAAG GAACAATTCGCGTGTACTGTCGCGTGCGGCCTTTCCTCCCGGGGCAGTCAAACAGGCAATCGGTTGTGGACTACATAGGAGAGACTGGAAACATCATGATCGTGAACCCTTTCAAGCAGGGAAAGGATGCCAGAAAGGTTTTCACGTTTAATAAAGTGTTCGGGGCGAATGCTACACAAG AGCAAATATATGTCGACACTCAACCGCTGGTGCGGTCTATTCTCGACGGTTACAATGTCTGCATTTTTGCATACGGACAGACAGGCTCAGGGAAGACATATACAATG AGTGGGCCTGACCTGACCTCCGAGGATACGTGGGGCGTAAACTATCGAGCCCTCAGGGACCTGTTCCACTTATCAAAGGTGAGATTAGATGTGATAAAATACGATGTTGCAGTTCAAATGATTGAGATATACAACGAACAAGTCAGAGATCTGTTGGTCAGTGATGGATCCAGCAGAAG ATTAGATATAAGAAACAGCCCCCAGCTAAATGGACTCAATGTTCCTGATGCGAGTCTTGTCCCAGTAACATGTACCCAAGATGTGCTTGAGTGGATGAAGATCGGCCAGAGCAATCGTGCTGTGGGGGCTACCGCTTTAAATGAGAGGAGTAGCCGCTCTCACAG TGTATTAACAGTTCATGTTCAAGGAAAAGAGTTGGTCTCAGGATCCATCCTCAGGGGTTGCCTTCATCTCGTGGACTTAGCCGGGAGTGAGAGGGTAGACAAGTCCGAGGCAGTCGGCGAGAGACTGAAGGAAGCTCAGCACATTAACAGATCACTCTCTGCACTCGGGGATGTCATCTCGGCTCTCGCACAAAAGAGTTCACATATTCCATACAGGAATAGCAAGCTTACTCAAGTGCTGCAGGAGTCCTTGG GGGGACAAGCGAAGACGTTAATGTTTGTCCACATAAATCCTGAAGTTAATGCACTTGGAGAGACCATCAGCACTCTCAAGTTTGCAGAGAGGGTTGCCTCCATAGAACTTGGAGCTGCTCGATCCAATAAAGAAACCGGCGAAATCCGGGAACTCAAAGATGAG atttcaaatttaaagCTGGCACTGGAACGGAAAGAGGCGGAATTGGAACAAGCAAAAGCGGGAACTGCTCGGAGTGCTATGGAACAGCAGAAGGCAAGAGCAGTTTCACCTTTCCGCCTGCCTAAGTATAGTTCCAACGGCAGTTTAAAGCCTGAAAATGGTCAGAGACCAATTGATGATGCTAAAAGCTCTGAG CTTCAAGTGAGAAGTTGCTCTTCGGGTAAGCAGAGGAAGTCAAGGCTGCCTGCTGCCTCGGACAAGGATGGAGCCCAGAAGCCGAGGTCGCCATCCCCTCCTGTTAGGAGATCAATATCCACTGATAGAGGTTCCACCATTAAAACAAGGGTCAAGGCCGAGACAGTAGAGAACCCACCAATTGCAAGAGTGCCCTTCCCAGCAAGAGTACCTGTCAGCAGATCCGTCACCTCAACACTGCCGTCAATCACACCAGCACCAGCAGATAACAGCTTGTCGAAAGTCCATCTGACCCCGCAAGAACTGCCAAAGCAGGATGACATGTTCGATTGGTTCCTTAGCCTCCAGAACAGCAAGAAAATTCACCAAGAACGCGAAGATGAGCAGCTCAGGCAGGCCCTGAACATTAGGCAAGGTGGCATTCGGAAAAGCAAGCCTGAGAGCAAGGCTAGCATTAATGCCAAGCATCAGCTGCCTTCAAGAACTCAAGCACTCGATGCAGCAACAAAAGCATTTTCTTATACAGATACTTGTGGGAAGATAGATGAGGATCATGTGGCCGACTTCTTGGGTAGGAAGCAACAACGGCACTTTCCAAGGAGCTCCCAGAATGTGGAATCGAG GGAGCCGATGCTGGAGATGGAGGGCTTGTTAACTAAAAAACTCGAAAACAAGCCTCAAAATGGTCCAATCCGCAATGCGAGAGAAGGTGCCACCCCATCTATGCCTGAATTCAGGAGGAGCAGGTCCACCCCTCGGGGAAAATTTCCTGGTGTTTCTTGA